A window of the Gloeobacter morelensis MG652769 genome harbors these coding sequences:
- a CDS encoding cache domain-containing protein, with the protein MNNFRFDSDRWLKSFKTMSFSARWSISAVIIMVLVAILTAFATHNWLSNFYWSLTGYWYQGDRISLEDMLRSKRQMLEAEADLMLMILSSPKKVREPEVETLLSKRLTKHNYNFALLLDEKGKIIAGTSRRLLKTKDAFSVPVRIDPDTITEERWVPAEMSLRSNAYQHTKEKVAIGSYLNEFDIVQTTRNHNREGFSGTELISVPILEKLGLRKQAEHKCLAIVATRKMNGLYAVAGLLLNGDPTVVDEFIKSHGEDTASIYALDERISTNMLKEKSSARLYGSKAPSEVRKVVLLQGKEFWGKIVTGGRKYRASVHPLWDHRLQIRKDPYYISPDIKPIGMLEIASFEESFHVEGLRKRTTETAVGAVVMFLILLSVPNWNLGESERERKFVESENLKAKQQFELFLENLDEAIYILDPHSMTILYTNPVYEKIWRRPIEALYSNPYAHVDAIVPEDYKRCLQQFPERLSHRHDAEFRIKWPDGQIRWILNSSIPVYEHGQIKMIYGITRDITNEKEIEKNRHLSATLHERNMLARAYHDQIGQYFYGAVELVKHAQQIVNRRDVDPDMVSAALEEAEVYLHIGLRETRKTASSLKPDEGEYSDIDSTLARLVSRWDSHSHARVRFGREGGALRIRPEVGINIYYIVQESITNAIERGRATEIDLRLVFERDALIVEVRDNGCGFDPEHPCSDEQSAGGKGLIIMKERADEIRAHLSIDSWPGNGTIISLLIDTDYAEKVA; encoded by the coding sequence ATGAACAACTTTCGATTCGACTCTGACAGATGGTTGAAAAGTTTTAAAACGATGTCGTTCAGCGCGCGCTGGTCGATTAGCGCCGTTATCATTATGGTTCTGGTGGCAATTTTGACAGCCTTCGCAACACACAATTGGCTGTCAAACTTCTATTGGAGCTTGACCGGATACTGGTATCAGGGAGACCGAATATCACTCGAAGACATGCTGCGTTCAAAAAGACAGATGCTCGAAGCAGAGGCAGATTTGATGTTAATGATTTTGAGTTCACCAAAAAAGGTTAGGGAGCCCGAAGTCGAAACATTATTGTCGAAAAGACTAACAAAGCATAACTACAATTTTGCGCTGCTCCTTGATGAAAAGGGCAAAATAATTGCCGGAACCAGCCGACGACTTTTAAAGACAAAAGACGCTTTTTCTGTTCCCGTTCGAATCGATCCGGATACGATTACAGAGGAGCGGTGGGTACCCGCAGAAATGTCCTTAAGAAGCAATGCTTATCAGCATACAAAGGAAAAAGTTGCCATCGGCAGTTATTTAAACGAATTTGATATTGTTCAAACGACTCGCAATCATAATAGAGAAGGATTCAGTGGAACGGAACTAATTTCAGTACCTATCCTTGAAAAACTAGGGCTGCGAAAACAAGCGGAACACAAATGCCTGGCCATTGTAGCCACAAGAAAAATGAACGGCTTGTACGCTGTAGCGGGTTTATTATTAAACGGTGATCCAACCGTTGTGGACGAATTTATTAAATCCCACGGTGAAGATACAGCATCGATTTATGCTCTTGACGAAAGAATTAGTACAAACATGCTGAAGGAAAAATCCAGCGCCAGGTTGTACGGTTCAAAAGCGCCAAGCGAAGTAAGGAAAGTGGTGCTTTTACAAGGCAAAGAATTTTGGGGAAAGATCGTGACGGGGGGGCGAAAGTACCGAGCCTCAGTCCATCCACTATGGGATCACAGGCTGCAAATTCGCAAAGATCCCTACTACATTTCACCTGATATCAAGCCCATTGGCATGCTGGAAATTGCTTCGTTCGAAGAGTCTTTTCATGTCGAGGGACTTCGCAAGAGAACGACCGAAACGGCTGTTGGTGCAGTGGTTATGTTCTTGATACTTTTGTCGGTTCCGAACTGGAATTTGGGAGAGTCCGAGAGAGAACGCAAATTCGTCGAATCGGAAAATTTAAAAGCTAAGCAGCAATTCGAATTGTTCCTGGAAAATCTTGACGAAGCGATTTATATACTTGACCCGCACAGCATGACCATCCTTTACACTAATCCAGTGTACGAGAAGATCTGGCGCCGCCCAATAGAAGCACTTTACAGCAATCCTTATGCTCACGTTGACGCCATTGTGCCGGAAGACTACAAGAGGTGTTTGCAGCAATTTCCAGAGCGTTTAAGCCATCGCCACGATGCTGAGTTTCGTATTAAATGGCCTGACGGCCAGATTCGGTGGATACTCAACTCAAGCATTCCTGTTTACGAACACGGCCAAATCAAAATGATTTACGGCATCACTCGTGATATTACCAACGAAAAGGAAATCGAAAAAAACAGACACTTATCAGCTACACTGCACGAGCGGAACATGCTAGCAAGGGCCTATCACGACCAAATCGGACAGTATTTCTACGGCGCCGTCGAACTAGTTAAGCATGCCCAGCAAATCGTCAATCGCCGTGACGTGGATCCCGACATGGTTTCGGCAGCGCTTGAAGAAGCGGAGGTGTACCTGCATATTGGATTGCGCGAAACGCGCAAAACGGCGAGCTCCCTCAAGCCGGACGAAGGCGAGTATTCAGATATCGATTCGACCCTTGCCCGCCTTGTCAGCCGCTGGGATTCCCACTCCCATGCAAGGGTCAGGTTTGGGCGGGAAGGAGGTGCCCTCCGAATCCGGCCTGAGGTTGGTATCAATATTTATTATATTGTTCAAGAGTCCATCACTAATGCGATCGAGCGCGGCCGGGCTACGGAGATAGACTTACGCTTGGTGTTCGAACGTGACGCTCTAATTGTCGAAGTGAGGGACAACGGTTGCGGTTTCGATCCTGAACACCCCTGCTCAGATGAGCAATCTGCAGGTGGCAAAGGTCTGATCATTATGAAGGAGCGCGCCGATGAAATTCGCGCCCACCTTTCGATCGATAGCTGGCCTGGCAACGGGACGATAATAAGTCTATTGATCGACACCGATTATGCGGAAAAGGTGGCGTGA
- a CDS encoding helix-turn-helix domain-containing protein, giving the protein MNRASEPPEKLEGVWTPRQLAELLGVSRQTVIDAINGKGAYPRPLRAQKAGQLWLVADRDAQVYLHWARTGELLPQPDAPPKLYWTTGELAAAAGVSTKTVSHAVTGWRSGKYGYPPTLPAVKFGKIWLVKDPHAREFIQDRARGGGQKGDG; this is encoded by the coding sequence ATGAACCGGGCAAGCGAGCCGCCTGAAAAACTGGAAGGGGTGTGGACGCCTCGACAGTTGGCTGAACTTCTTGGGGTGTCGCGCCAGACAGTGATCGACGCCATCAACGGCAAAGGAGCATACCCTAGGCCGTTGCGCGCCCAGAAAGCCGGTCAACTGTGGCTCGTCGCTGATCGCGATGCACAGGTTTACCTTCACTGGGCGCGAACAGGGGAACTTTTGCCGCAACCCGATGCCCCACCAAAGCTTTACTGGACCACCGGCGAACTGGCTGCCGCCGCTGGTGTCTCCACGAAAACCGTGAGCCATGCCGTCACCGGTTGGCGCAGCGGCAAATACGGCTACCCTCCCACACTGCCGGCGGTAAAGTTTGGCAAAATTTGGTTGGTAAAGGATCCGCATGCTCGCGAATTCATCCAAGACAGGGCACGGGGAGGCGGACAAAAAGGTGATGGATAA
- a CDS encoding RNA-guided endonuclease InsQ/TnpB family protein: protein MNRTVRLLLRPTLEQEQALLGTLVRFTDCFNAVCEAGWQDRQKNGVELHKRTYRGLKDSQPGLVSDLIIQARVKATEALASAIALENKGKKVGQPKSKLCPARYNDHTYRLSWQASTVNMSSVAGRLAILFDAPACAAKYLGHPTATADLVHRKGRFWLHVVVDVPTPEVQPTADVVGVDLGIKRPAVTSNNKFLGERRWRNLEARTFKLKRALQSKGTKSAKRHLRKLSGKQLRRRRDHDHVLSRRIVQATPAGATIALENLTGIRGRAKQRNKGGHQRRLHCWSFAQLRTFIEYKAEETGIRVVLVDPRNTSKACNRCGHVHRSNRPSQSVFRCKSCGCELNADLNAARNIRLKHLASVGMSDAGAPSSTGVSSRSPLGSGASRLL, encoded by the coding sequence ATGAACAGAACCGTTCGACTCCTGCTGCGCCCCACGCTGGAACAAGAACAAGCCTTGCTCGGTACTCTGGTTCGTTTCACGGACTGCTTCAACGCCGTCTGCGAAGCGGGCTGGCAAGACAGGCAGAAAAACGGCGTCGAACTCCACAAGCGCACTTACAGAGGCCTCAAAGACTCTCAGCCCGGTCTTGTCTCGGACCTGATTATTCAGGCCCGGGTCAAAGCGACCGAAGCCCTGGCGTCGGCGATTGCTCTGGAGAACAAAGGCAAGAAGGTCGGCCAGCCCAAGTCCAAGCTGTGCCCCGCCAGGTACAACGACCACACCTATCGGCTGAGCTGGCAAGCTTCCACCGTCAACATGTCCTCGGTCGCGGGCAGGCTCGCCATCTTGTTCGATGCGCCTGCCTGTGCCGCAAAATACCTGGGACACCCCACTGCGACCGCAGACCTCGTCCACCGCAAAGGGCGGTTCTGGCTGCACGTTGTGGTGGACGTGCCCACGCCAGAGGTCCAGCCGACCGCAGATGTGGTCGGCGTGGATCTCGGCATCAAGCGTCCTGCCGTCACCAGCAACAACAAGTTCCTGGGCGAGCGGCGGTGGCGAAACTTGGAAGCAAGAACGTTCAAGTTGAAGCGGGCCCTCCAAAGCAAAGGCACCAAGAGCGCGAAGCGGCATCTGCGCAAGCTCTCCGGCAAACAGCTTCGCAGACGGAGGGACCACGACCACGTCCTGAGTCGGCGCATCGTCCAAGCCACCCCGGCTGGGGCGACGATCGCCCTGGAGAATCTGACTGGCATACGCGGCCGGGCGAAGCAACGGAACAAAGGCGGCCACCAACGCCGCTTGCATTGCTGGAGCTTCGCTCAGTTGCGAACCTTCATCGAATACAAAGCCGAAGAAACGGGCATCCGGGTTGTCCTTGTGGACCCCAGGAACACCTCCAAGGCTTGTAATCGGTGCGGTCACGTTCATCGGTCGAATCGTCCCTCTCAGTCGGTTTTCAGATGCAAATCCTGTGGCTGCGAACTGAACGCAGACTTGAATGCGGCCAGGAACATCCGCCTCAAGCACCTTGCCAGCGTTGGCATGTCTGACGCTGGCGCGCCGTCGTCAACCGGCGTATCGTCTCGGTCTCCTTTGGGATCAGGGGCAAGCCGCCTGCTTTAG
- a CDS encoding HlyD family secretion protein → MDIPRNKPSLASRRLRAALIALATFGAVGVTMLGAANLKPAAPAVERSAVWIDTVRRGTLIRQVRGLGTLVPEKIRRIPARSEGRVEGILVRPGATVAPETVLVKLANPELEQSAIDAKLQLKAAEAELTNLRVQTAGQLLTQRAALAAIQSDYRQAELQRRVNDDLARQGLIGELQARLSAVKAEELATRSAIEQERSEMSVEARQAQLAAQAAKVEQLRSLARLRTSQVAALAVRAGMAGVLVALPLEVGQRVAQGTDLARVADPKTLKAEVKIEETQAKDILVGQPALVDTRNGTVVGWVRRIDPAVQNSTVTVEVGLLGALPKGARPDLSVDGTVELERVANVLYIGRPAFGVEGQTVSLFKLTQDGTEAVRVQVRLGKGSVSTIEVLSGLTLGDRAILSDMSAQEGVDRIALID, encoded by the coding sequence ATGGATATCCCACGCAACAAACCGAGTCTTGCCAGCCGCCGGTTGCGGGCTGCCCTCATCGCCCTGGCTACTTTCGGGGCGGTGGGGGTGACGATGTTGGGGGCGGCAAATCTCAAACCAGCCGCGCCTGCCGTCGAGCGTTCCGCCGTATGGATCGACACCGTCCGGCGCGGGACACTTATCCGCCAGGTGCGGGGGCTCGGAACTCTGGTCCCGGAGAAGATCCGTCGCATCCCGGCCCGAAGCGAAGGGCGGGTTGAGGGAATTCTGGTCCGCCCCGGTGCCACGGTGGCCCCCGAGACGGTGCTGGTGAAGTTGGCCAATCCCGAACTGGAACAAAGCGCCATCGACGCCAAGCTGCAACTCAAGGCCGCTGAGGCAGAACTAACCAACCTACGCGTGCAGACCGCAGGCCAGTTGCTCACCCAGCGCGCGGCGCTGGCGGCAATCCAGTCGGATTACCGTCAGGCCGAGCTGCAACGGCGCGTTAACGACGATCTAGCCCGCCAGGGGCTCATCGGTGAACTGCAAGCGAGGCTTTCGGCGGTCAAAGCTGAGGAACTGGCCACACGCTCAGCGATCGAACAAGAGCGCTCGGAAATGTCTGTGGAAGCTAGGCAGGCCCAGCTCGCAGCACAGGCTGCAAAAGTTGAGCAACTGCGTTCGCTTGCGCGGCTGCGCACCAGCCAGGTGGCCGCCCTGGCGGTGCGCGCTGGAATGGCCGGAGTGCTCGTCGCTTTGCCTTTGGAAGTGGGCCAGCGCGTGGCGCAGGGCACCGATCTCGCCCGGGTGGCCGACCCGAAAACCCTCAAAGCGGAGGTGAAAATAGAAGAAACCCAGGCCAAGGACATCCTCGTGGGCCAACCGGCCCTCGTCGACACCCGCAACGGCACGGTGGTGGGCTGGGTTAGGCGCATCGATCCTGCGGTGCAAAACAGCACGGTGACGGTGGAGGTGGGGCTATTAGGAGCGCTGCCGAAGGGGGCCAGGCCGGATTTGAGCGTGGACGGCACCGTCGAACTGGAGCGCGTCGCCAATGTGCTCTACATCGGCCGGCCCGCCTTCGGGGTCGAGGGACAAACCGTAAGCCTCTTCAAGCTTACCCAGGACGGCACCGAGGCGGTGCGGGTGCAGGTGCGCCTCGGTAAGGGCTCGGTCAGCACCATCGAGGTACTCTCAGGACTGACTTTGGGCGATCGGGCCATCCTCTCAGACATGTCGGCCCAAGAAGGCGTCGACAGGATCGCGCTTATCGATTAA
- a CDS encoding helix-turn-helix domain-containing protein: MSNVRLPGAYHDLLKKLRTGRFVQGLTQADLARRARLTQPTLSRIEAGTRPVNVLELYALCEALQLPFIELVSQFAVEMHRESP; the protein is encoded by the coding sequence ATGTCGAATGTTCGTCTGCCCGGCGCCTACCACGATCTCTTGAAAAAATTGCGGACCGGTAGATTCGTTCAAGGTCTTACCCAGGCCGATCTGGCGAGACGCGCGCGTCTTACTCAACCGACACTCAGCCGCATCGAAGCGGGAACTCGCCCTGTGAACGTGCTTGAACTGTATGCTCTGTGCGAGGCGCTGCAGCTACCGTTCATAGAACTTGTCTCCCAATTCGCCGTTGAGATGCATAGAGAGTCACCTTAA
- a CDS encoding radical SAM protein yields MEQSTKGVEHHVSDYVIKVVSRCNFRCTYCYIYELADRSYISQPFVMDEQTVRLCAQRIREHQKEDAGGPVRIVLHGGEPLLFGKERIEKLVAVFDEVLGPQNYLLGVQTNGILLDSRWIDLLAKLRIAVGVSLDGPAAYHDARRVDSNGFGTHDRVEKAIRLLLSSSAGRRIFSGVLAVVNPACPPEELYAYMRGLGIEQWDILLPDHNHRYPPDRTHGTGYGEWLVRLFCCWLEEDNPARVVGFFEDAMAVMLGKSIAHTFWGLNPLGVAVIETDGSLEIPEYFKACAEGITKTGLHVERDPVAALLDNRLWRLSLDRAGSLCAACRRCEWASVCGGGLLSHRYSEDKSFDNVSVYCEDLKYFLSFVRQRLDLHYAFHDPFA; encoded by the coding sequence ATGGAACAAAGCACTAAAGGCGTTGAGCACCATGTTAGCGACTATGTGATCAAAGTTGTAAGCAGATGCAATTTTCGGTGCACTTACTGTTATATTTATGAGTTAGCTGACAGATCTTATATCAGTCAGCCTTTTGTAATGGACGAACAAACCGTGAGGCTTTGCGCGCAGCGCATCCGAGAGCATCAAAAAGAAGACGCAGGCGGGCCGGTGCGCATCGTTTTGCATGGGGGCGAGCCTCTTTTGTTTGGTAAAGAGCGCATCGAAAAGCTTGTCGCTGTTTTTGACGAAGTCCTGGGTCCGCAGAACTACCTTTTGGGAGTACAGACCAACGGTATTCTGTTGGACTCCAGGTGGATAGACCTGTTGGCAAAGCTGCGGATAGCCGTTGGTGTCAGCTTGGACGGTCCTGCGGCTTATCACGACGCACGCAGGGTAGACAGCAACGGTTTTGGCACGCACGACCGGGTAGAAAAGGCGATCCGGTTGTTACTTTCTAGCTCAGCTGGTCGAAGGATTTTCAGCGGTGTGCTTGCAGTTGTCAACCCAGCCTGCCCACCAGAAGAATTGTACGCTTATATGCGCGGCTTGGGCATCGAGCAATGGGACATCCTTTTGCCGGATCACAACCACCGGTATCCCCCGGATCGAACACACGGCACGGGGTACGGCGAATGGCTTGTTCGGCTGTTTTGCTGCTGGTTGGAAGAAGACAACCCTGCGCGCGTCGTGGGATTTTTCGAAGACGCCATGGCGGTCATGCTCGGTAAATCGATCGCCCACACTTTTTGGGGACTGAATCCGTTGGGAGTGGCGGTGATCGAGACTGATGGCTCCCTTGAAATCCCGGAGTACTTCAAAGCCTGTGCCGAGGGGATCACCAAAACTGGCTTGCACGTCGAACGCGATCCGGTAGCCGCTTTGCTCGACAACCGCCTGTGGCGGTTGTCGCTCGATCGCGCCGGCAGCCTATGTGCCGCTTGCCGGCGGTGCGAATGGGCGAGCGTCTGCGGCGGTGGGCTTTTGTCCCACAGATACAGCGAAGACAAAAGCTTCGACAATGTGTCCGTTTATTGCGAGGATCTCAAATATTTTTTAAGCTTTGTCCGGCAAAGGCTCGATTTGCACTACGCTTTTCACGATCCTTTTGCCTGA
- a CDS encoding ABC transporter permease produces MFDDVRYAFRRLTSKPLTTLVAVLTLALGIGATTALYCAVLHLVLKPLPYAEPDKLVAIYETRGRKILSSAYPNYLDWKGQNNSFASMAGYWALATSLKIGPNAVRTNGAYVESSLFAMLGEKPILGRVFSAREDKVGASLAVISHRSWIEKFGGSGNILGKTIYLGSGSYTVIGVMPSGFEFLNSGEFWLPLGVLLNSLRSAPGVENPHDRNNHLELQVFARLSHSTNIAGAQADMEVLAARLAKQYPRSNAGHGIQVKSLKKELLLNLDPTLWMLFAAVVCVLVVACLNVGSLQLALVTARKKELAVRMALGASKARLLQQLMVENILLGICGGLAGILVAVTGLGLLKTALPSGTYRLAELAIDAPVLAFCLAVSAVSGLLCGLLPSAAATEQGILHALKDDPQMVDRRSGGTIRVLIAAEVAIALVLVAGAGLLTAGVYRLQSAPVGYSDRNVLTYQTSLNLARYSQPSTRLAFTDRVLQEASVMPGVQNSALTTALPLSGYQSRAQILAIEGRPAHKAFEVDYASVSPDFFATLGIPLYAGRIFERRDDPKSRQVVLMSDTLARKCFPDKDPVGQRVQLDVAEGWLTVVGTVGSIKQNSLTEERGMQIYRPYAQDLWPDIVFVFKTVPQPESLKLPIERLVLGMEPQLTGSSATQEEVAQKSLGQRRILWIVLVVFAGLSVALAAVGIYGMLAYTSSLRKQEIGVRMALGATRQNILLMMLWQGMWPVLIGVGIGTAATLILSRLASSAMYNLSAIDPVVLVVVVTLILTVAVIACMAPAIEASRTEPMQAIRGELK; encoded by the coding sequence ATGTTTGACGATGTGCGGTACGCCTTTCGCAGGCTCACAAGCAAACCGCTTACCACGCTGGTGGCGGTGCTGACTTTGGCCCTCGGCATAGGGGCAACCACCGCTTTGTATTGCGCGGTCCTTCACCTGGTACTCAAGCCTCTTCCTTATGCCGAACCGGACAAACTGGTAGCCATCTACGAAACGCGCGGGCGCAAGATCTTGTCTTCCGCCTACCCGAATTACTTGGATTGGAAGGGACAAAACAACAGTTTTGCCTCAATGGCTGGTTACTGGGCGCTGGCAACTTCCCTCAAAATCGGGCCGAACGCCGTGAGGACAAACGGTGCCTATGTCGAGAGCAGCTTGTTTGCGATGCTGGGTGAAAAACCCATACTTGGAAGGGTTTTCAGCGCAAGGGAAGACAAAGTCGGTGCTAGTTTGGCGGTGATAAGCCATCGCAGCTGGATTGAGAAGTTTGGCGGCTCTGGCAACATTTTGGGCAAAACTATCTACTTGGGCTCGGGATCGTACACGGTGATTGGCGTGATGCCGTCTGGGTTCGAATTTTTGAATAGTGGAGAGTTTTGGCTGCCTTTGGGCGTACTACTCAATTCGCTTAGATCAGCGCCAGGGGTAGAGAACCCGCACGACAGGAACAACCACCTGGAACTGCAGGTGTTCGCTCGGCTGAGCCATTCCACCAACATTGCCGGGGCGCAAGCGGACATGGAGGTCTTGGCTGCTCGATTGGCAAAGCAGTACCCAAGATCAAACGCAGGGCATGGTATCCAGGTCAAATCGCTTAAGAAGGAGTTGCTCCTCAATTTGGATCCCACGCTCTGGATGCTTTTTGCAGCTGTAGTCTGCGTATTAGTTGTTGCGTGCCTGAACGTTGGCAGTTTGCAATTGGCACTTGTAACGGCCAGGAAAAAAGAATTGGCGGTGCGGATGGCTCTTGGCGCCAGCAAGGCACGGCTGCTCCAGCAATTGATGGTTGAAAATATTTTGCTCGGCATTTGCGGTGGTTTGGCAGGAATACTCGTTGCGGTGACCGGCCTGGGGTTGCTAAAAACGGCATTGCCTTCAGGTACATACCGGCTCGCAGAACTAGCCATCGACGCCCCGGTTTTGGCATTCTGCCTGGCCGTCTCGGCCGTCAGCGGTTTGCTTTGCGGGTTGCTTCCGTCGGCGGCCGCAACCGAGCAGGGAATACTGCATGCTCTTAAAGATGACCCGCAAATGGTCGATCGCAGGTCCGGGGGGACGATTCGAGTGTTGATAGCTGCAGAGGTAGCGATCGCTCTGGTGCTCGTTGCGGGGGCGGGGTTACTTACTGCTGGTGTTTACCGGCTCCAGTCAGCCCCGGTTGGCTACTCAGATCGCAACGTGCTGACGTACCAGACCTCCCTAAATTTGGCACGATATTCACAACCTTCTACCCGCCTGGCGTTCACAGACCGAGTACTCCAAGAAGCTTCGGTCATGCCGGGTGTCCAGAACTCCGCTTTGACCACAGCACTTCCCCTCAGCGGGTACCAAAGCAGAGCACAAATTCTTGCAATAGAGGGCCGGCCGGCCCACAAAGCGTTCGAGGTAGACTACGCCTCGGTCAGTCCAGATTTCTTTGCCACCCTGGGCATCCCTTTATACGCTGGCAGGATTTTTGAGCGCAGGGACGACCCCAAATCACGGCAGGTAGTCTTGATGAGCGATACGCTAGCGCGCAAGTGTTTCCCAGATAAAGATCCAGTCGGGCAGCGGGTGCAGCTTGATGTAGCCGAAGGGTGGTTGACGGTGGTCGGGACGGTCGGCTCTATCAAGCAAAATAGCCTTACAGAAGAAAGAGGTATGCAAATCTATCGGCCTTACGCACAGGATCTCTGGCCGGATATTGTCTTCGTTTTTAAAACGGTCCCTCAGCCCGAGAGCCTCAAATTGCCGATCGAGCGGCTCGTGCTAGGTATGGAACCGCAACTGACAGGCAGTTCGGCCACACAGGAGGAAGTGGCCCAAAAATCGCTAGGTCAACGAAGAATTCTCTGGATTGTACTGGTGGTATTCGCGGGTCTGTCTGTTGCGCTGGCGGCCGTGGGAATTTACGGGATGCTCGCTTACACCAGTTCGCTGCGCAAGCAGGAGATCGGAGTGCGGATGGCTCTTGGAGCGACAAGACAGAACATCCTTCTGATGATGCTCTGGCAGGGGATGTGGCCCGTTTTAATTGGAGTGGGAATCGGCACGGCCGCAACTTTAATCCTCTCGCGGTTGGCCTCAAGTGCGATGTACAACCTCAGTGCGATCGATCCTGTTGTTCTCGTAGTGGTGGTTACCCTGATTTTGACCGTCGCTGTGATCGCGTGCATGGCGCCTGCTATCGAAGCTTCGAGAACCGAACCTATGCAAGCGATTCGAGGTGAATTAAAATGA
- a CDS encoding ABC transporter ATP-binding protein, which produces MGTLEKLVVLKGIERTFITKEVETRALYRVDLEVDAGEFLAIAGPSGCGKSTLLAILGLIDSPSAGQYILRGKSVGHLSALERATVRNREIGFIFQGFNLIGDLTVAENVELPLLYRDQSQRERKKRVAEVLDRVGMSHRLGHYPAQLSGGQQQRVAVARALVNAPGILLADEPTGNLDSANGQAVMDLLSGLHRGGATICMVTHDPRFAGRAERTVHLLDGRIRQGPAQVSRTGAASERNNKD; this is translated from the coding sequence ATGGGAACCCTAGAAAAACTCGTCGTCCTCAAGGGTATCGAGAGAACTTTTATTACAAAAGAGGTAGAGACAAGGGCGTTGTACCGGGTGGATTTGGAAGTCGACGCGGGCGAGTTCCTAGCCATTGCCGGGCCGTCAGGATGCGGCAAGTCGACGCTGCTGGCGATTTTGGGCCTGATCGATTCGCCGAGCGCTGGGCAATACATCCTGCGCGGCAAATCCGTGGGGCATTTGTCGGCGTTAGAAAGGGCTACGGTGCGAAACAGAGAGATTGGCTTCATTTTCCAGGGATTCAACCTGATTGGGGATCTGACCGTGGCCGAGAACGTCGAGTTGCCGCTACTCTACCGGGATCAAAGCCAAAGGGAGCGCAAAAAGCGTGTCGCCGAGGTGCTCGATCGCGTCGGGATGTCTCACCGGTTGGGCCATTACCCGGCCCAACTGTCCGGTGGTCAGCAGCAGCGCGTCGCCGTTGCCCGCGCCCTCGTCAATGCGCCCGGCATTTTGCTTGCCGATGAACCGACGGGCAATCTCGATTCGGCCAACGGCCAGGCGGTGATGGATTTACTCAGTGGGTTGCACCGGGGGGGAGCAACGATCTGCATGGTCACCCACGATCCGCGCTTCGCTGGTCGGGCAGAGCGCACCGTCCATTTGCTCGATGGCCGCATCCGGCAAGGGCCTGCTCAGGTTTCAAGGACCGGGGCCGCGAGCGAGCGCAACAACAAGGATTGA
- a CDS encoding response regulator transcription factor, whose product MNTHGEKISVFIAEDQELIRKGICALVEESGYFWVSGEANNGADAVVKVLQCRPCVVLMDLRMPPGMGGTEATRTIVRRWSEAKILILTMYKTDEDIYHALKAGAKGYMLKGASAPELYFALKQVHQGASYVSPAIAERSVDRAALLTPREREILVFLAEPNITDSAIADRIHRSVSVVRFHTDNIFRKLGVGDRASAITEAAKRGLIHFD is encoded by the coding sequence ATGAACACGCATGGTGAAAAGATATCGGTTTTTATTGCTGAAGACCAAGAATTGATCCGCAAAGGAATCTGCGCTCTGGTCGAAGAATCCGGCTATTTTTGGGTGTCGGGCGAAGCTAATAACGGTGCTGACGCTGTTGTCAAGGTTTTGCAGTGCAGACCGTGCGTGGTCTTGATGGATCTACGGATGCCGCCTGGGATGGGAGGGACCGAAGCGACACGCACCATCGTCAGGAGATGGTCAGAAGCAAAAATTCTCATTTTGACCATGTATAAAACTGACGAGGATATATACCACGCTCTGAAAGCTGGCGCAAAAGGATACATGCTGAAGGGAGCTAGCGCACCGGAGTTATATTTCGCCCTCAAGCAGGTGCACCAAGGGGCTTCCTACGTCTCCCCCGCAATAGCCGAGCGGTCGGTGGATCGCGCCGCTCTCCTCACTCCTAGGGAGCGTGAAATACTTGTATTCCTTGCCGAACCGAACATAACCGACTCGGCCATCGCCGATCGCATTCACCGGTCTGTGTCAGTAGTAAGATTTCACACTGATAATATTTTTCGCAAACTCGGAGTTGGAGATCGTGCCAGCGCTATTACGGAAGCCGCAAAAAGAGGACTAATACATTTCGACTGA